The DNA sequence GGCGTCATTTGCATGTCTTCCCATCGTTGCAGATGACCATATCCTCGGCGCCTGTTACCTGCTGTCCCATACGAATACGGAAATCCCCGAATCCTCGCGGGCGATACTGGAATCGACCTGGTACCTGATGGCAACCTCCCTTACCCGGATGCATGCCGAAGAGCAGCTGAAGGAATCGAGGGAGCGGCTGGATATGGCGATTCAAAGCGCCGACCTGTATATCATGGAATACACGCCTGCGAACGGGACGATCAAATGGACCAACAGCCCGCTCCATAACCTGGGGTATTCGTCCGCCGGCATCGTCGATTTCGACTGGTGGACATCCCTCATCCATCCCGAAGACCGTGATGAGAGGATGGCGCATATCACCCGGAGCATCAACGGTGATGATGACGTCTACTCAGCCGAATACCGCATCCGTGCGGCCAATGGGGAGTGGCGATGGCTGAGCGTACTGGGGAAGGCACCGGACCGCGATGGTGACGGAAAGGCGCCCCATCTTATCGGCGTCATCCAGGACATCACCCCGATAAAGGAGAACGAGCAGTCCCTCAAGGTCGCCAACAAAAAAATGAACCTCCTCTCGAGCATCACGCGCCACGACATCATCAACCAGGTGACGCCCGTCCTGATGTACCTCGAATTGTCCCGGGAACTCTGCACGGACAATGCCACACTGGAGGGCTATCTCGAGAAGATGGAACAATGCGTCAATGGCATCAACAGTCACATCTCCTTCACCAAGGATTACCAGGACCTGGGGCTTGAACTGCCGGTATGGCAGTCCGTCATACAGACCGTGGGGAACGTGAAGAAGGACATCGACCTGACGTCCCTAACAGTCGATACCTCCGCATTCGGGGAGGATGTGGAAATTTTTGCCGACCCGATGTTCAGGAAGACATTTTTCAGTCTGTTCGACAACTCGGTGCGACATGGCGGCGACATCTCCGAAATATCGATTGCCAGCAAAAAAGACGGCGGCACGCTCAACATCATCTACCAGGACGACGGCGAGGGCGTCCCGTCGGATATGAAGGAGCGGATCTTTTCCAAAGGGGTTGGGAAGAACACGGGGCTCGGGCTCTTCCTGACAAAGGAAATCCTCGACATCACCGGCATCGGTATCAGGGAGACCGGGGTTCCGGGGGAATCGGCACGGTTTGAGATATCCGTGCCCCCCGGTAAATGGCGGTATGCGGGAAATTGAAGCCCGTGCCATCGCCACCCTGAACGGGTGATACGACCCTCACACCTTTCTCAGCACCGCCGCACGGTTCAGGAAATACCACGTCCGCTCCTCGAGGAGGAACCCGGCCTCTTCCGCCAGCGCAAGGGTATCGGAAAACTCCCTCTCCGGGACGAGGACCGGCGGTTCGGAGTAGAAGAATATGCCATCCTCCACCAGCAGCGTTGCTATCTCCCGGAACAATCGTGCAGGGTCAGGCACTTCATGGACAACGAAGAGGGCAAAGGCCGCGTCGATCGTCCCGGCAAAGTCCGGGGAAAGTCCGATCGTATCGGGCTGGCAGCGGTGCGTTCTGATACGCGGCATGAGGCCCTCCGGCTCCAGTTTGCTTCGCAGCAGCCCGAGCATCTCCTCCTGCAGGTCGGCGGCTATCACCTCTCCGCCGTCGCCGACCGCTTTTGCAAACTCGCGGGTAAAGAATCCCGGGCCGCAACCGAAATCGAATACGCGATCCCCCGGTTTGATGTACCGCCCGGCGAGCCGGTCGGGACGGTAGACCACCCGGCGGAGTCGGTTGTCGAGCTCTCCCGACCGGGAGGGCGGGTGGACGCCATGCGGTGTGCGGGGTTTCCCATGCGTTTGATCGGGAACCATCGGGATGTATAGGAGAACGCTGTTGATAACGGTATCCCAGTCGCCATCCCCGCGCCCGTCACAGCAAACGCTATCCCCCGTGAGGGTGAGATAGCATTTACCAACCCCCTACCGGAGATGAGACCCACGAAGACCATCATCTATTACTTCACCGGCACCGGCAACTCACTTGCCGCGGCCCGGCAGATCGCAACCCTCCTCGGGAACTGCGAGCTCGTACCCATCGCGCCGCTGATGAACACGCCGGGAACAATCATCCCCGGCGCCGACCGGGTCGGGATCGTCTGCCCGGTCTATGACTGCGGGGTGCCGGTCATCGTCGCAGAATTTGCCGGGCGCCTCGACGTCTCGGCGGCACGATACCTCTTTGCGGTGGTGACGATGGGGGGCACCGGCATCTCCGCACTGCACCAGCTCGACGGCATATTCAGGGACCGGCAGGGCAGAGGGCTCGACGCAGCGTTTGCGGTCGCCATGCCGGGGAACTTTACGCCCCTCCACCGGATTGCGCCGGACGCGAAGAACGATGAGATTTTGAAAAAGGCGGATATCCGGGTCGGCGAGGTAGCGGGAGCGATCGCCCGCGGCGACACCGTCCGACCCGGATTTTCCCCCCTCTCTGCGGTGATGAAGGCGCTCACCTACGGGCCGTTTGTCCGCAACGTCCACGGGCAGGATGCGGCGTTTACCGTCTCGGACGCCTGCACCGCATGCGGCACCTGCGCAAAGGTCTGCCCCGTGGAAAATATCACCCTCGAAAACGACCGCCCGGTCTGGCACCACCGCTGCGAGTTCTGCTGCGCCTGCCTGCACTTCTGCCCCACTGAAGCGATACAGTTCGGCGTGCTCTTCGGGACGAAGGACCGGGGGCGCTACCGGCACCCGGCTCTGACGATTGCCGCGATGGAGGCGCAACAGGGAAAGGGAAGCGACGACACCCCCGGCGGCGTTGTGTAAAAAAATAAATGGAAAGGGAGGCCTCAGCCCCGGTCTGTCGATGAGAAGGGATGGACAGGACGCACAAGAAAAAAATGAATATTCAGGTCTGAATCGGGTGCGGTCCCGCCATCCGATGGTCGTTATCTATCCTTTCTCATCCTGATGATTGCCCCTGCACCGATGGGTCCCACTGCGAGAGCGGCCAGAACCGGCATGGACGACGGCGACTGGGTCGCCGTGGGTCCGGCGGGTTCCGCTGCATCCGGCGACACGGTCGCAACAGGTGTCGTCATCGCATTTGCAGTGGGAGTACTTGCGGGGGACGAAGGTGGAACTGCCGCCTCTTCAACAGTGGTGACCGCATCGGTATCGGCAACATCACCAGCCACATCCGCCGCACCCTGCGTCACCCCGATGGCAAACCACGAGAAGGACGGCGTTTCCGCACGATAGAGGTAATAATTGCCGTCCTCACCTGTGTATTCGGTCGGAAGTTCGTCCCACGTGCCGGTCTCTTCATTGTAGTGCATCAGGACGATGTCCCCGCTGTCGTAGCCGTTCGAGGCGAGCCATGCCTGCGGGACCCGGAAGAAGATCGTCCGTGCCGAGAGGTCGGCTTCACCCGCGTAGTAGAGCGTGACCTGCTCGAATTCGTAGACATCGGTGCCGGTTCCATTGACAGAGGACGGCAGGGAGGACGCCTTCCTGACCGTCACCATCACCTTGTCGATGGTCGTCCCCGCGGCACATTCGACCCGGTAGACCGCTCCCTTGTCCATCGCAAAGGAGGCGGTGTCATTTCTCTTCAGGTCCGTTGCAAGGCCGATGCCGACATCGGTGTTGGCCCCGCCCCCGGTGCCGCTCCGTACAGGAGTCGGTGTCGGCGGGGCCGAGACCGTGATATACCCGGCACGCGAGAGCGTATCATTATTATTAATTCCTCCCACGACGGTCAGGTTCACCGTGTAGGTGCCGGGGTCGGTGTAGGTGTGGGTGGGGTTTGCCGCTCCGGCATCGGTCGTGTTGAACCACACCCCGTCGCCGAACGACCAGTTCCAGCAGTCCGGCGTACCGCCTGATGCGTCGGTGAAGGCGACGGTGAGGGGGGCGGTGCCGGTGATCGGGGCGGCGGTGAAGGCCGCGGTGACCGGACCCTCGATCGAAAGCGCCACCGTGTCCGCGAGGTTCGTTGCGGGCAGCGCCGTCGAGGTGTTCGTCCTCGTCCCGTCGAGGCTTTCGGCATCGTGGGCGGTGATGGAACCGACGGTAAGGAGCGGGGTCTCCTCGCCGGGGCCGACCGTATACGTACCCGACAGGGTGGATGAGCGTGTGCTGATGATCTCGAGTGCATCGGACATGTAACATGGGACATAGGCAAACCCTCCGTCGACAAAGACCGAGAACGCCCCGTCCATTCCTTGGTTGCTGATGGAGGCGACCTGCACGGGGGATGCAGGAGTGGAGACGTCGATGATGGTCAGGGCGTCGCTGAGATACCCTGCCACGTAGGCGTAGTTGCCGTCAACGAAGACGGACCGGGCGCCGTCCATGTCGGGGGAGGTGATCGACGCGACATGGACGGGTGCCGCCGGGGTTGATATGTCGATGATTGCCAGCGAATCGCTGCCGGTGCTTGCCACGTACGCATAGGTGCCGGAAACGAAGACACCCTCAGGATTCTCCAGGAGCGCCCCTCCTTCGCCATTCGTGATGCTCCCCGCCCGGATTGGGTGCGCAGGGTCGGTGACGTCGATGATCTTCAGGGCATGATAATCCTTACTTGCCACGTAGGCATAGTCACCGGCAACAAAGACGTCCACAGGCGAAGGGAGCCAGACCGGGTCTTCGAATATCCCCGTAGTCGTGGGATTTATCGGGTTGGTGATATTCACGATCCACAACTTTCCATCCATTCCCCCCACACTTATTCCCACGTACGCATTGTTTCCTGCAACAAAGACGTCCCAGGGATTGGAGGGGAAGCCAAAGAAGCTTACAAGCATGGGTACAGCCGGGTTGGTGATATCGACGATCTGTAATGAATACTGGTTGTAATTTGCCACGTATGCATAATTCCCGGAAACGTACACGGATTTTGGACCAAAGCCCAACGAGAGGTTTCCTTTGTGAACCGGGCGTGCCGGATCGGAGATGTCAACGATCTCCAGTGCACCGTTGACGTAACTTGCCACATACGCGTAGTCCCCGGCGACGAAGACGCCCTGGGCATTGTCGAGGAGCGCCCCCCCCTCCCCGTTCACGATGCTCCCCTTGTGCCGGGGGCCGACCTGTGATGCGAGGCGGTCCAGCGTAAGGGGTACGCTGTTGTTGAGGAGGATGTCGATTGTGCTGCCGGGGGCAAGCGCTTCGTCGTAGGTAGCATTTATTTCGAGGACGTCACCGGGTGCGTAGGTGCCGGAGCTGTTCGGGGAATCGAAGGAGAGGAGGAGCGGGCCTGCCGGAGGGGTCGTTCCCGCTGCCGCCGGGAGGACGAGGAGAACTGCCGCCAGCAGAAGAATGGCGGCGGCAACGCGGAGCCCGTATCGTTTCGTCATCGGCTGCATCCTCCCCGACTGTTCCGGTCATATCCATCATGCTGTTTCGGGTCTGCCGGCGTCTCCCCACGGAACTGCCGGCACGAAGAGGGAGAGGGGGCGGCGCCCATCCGGCCCGCTCCGGTTCCACTGTTGAATAATGACATCATTATGCACCTGTATATTCACTGGTCCGGCTGAAAGGTTGCCCGCTCTTACGCACAGTCCGTGAATAAATATCCATACTTGGCGATTCGTCCGTTAAATGTTGCTATTTTATTTTTTCGATGTAAAACGGAACTCATTTCCACGAACACTTATAATTCGGGGATATCACAAAAATCGGGGTATCACCCGCATTTCCTGTTCCTCAAGGGGGTTTTGCACCAGTTCATTTGAACCAATATAACCCTGTTTCCCTGATTGATTTGATCTTCACGAATTTCATTGCGGGCAAACATTAAAAACGCCAATAAATAGGTTAATTTCAGAAATACCCCCAAACGACCTCTGATACCCCAACACCCGGAGAAATGTTTATCTCCAACTATGGCTATCGATGGTTACCTCTGTCCTGCGACTCATGCCAATGTTCATCGTCAGAGATCCTTCGTATTTCATCGCAGATCCAGGGGAAATGCAGCTGAGCCGGAGCGATATTGCTCGCGGCATCCGTGCATTCCGGGCGATGACCATGGCCGCCGGCCCGGCTCTGAACGAGGAAATGCGGCATAGGAGATGAGAGATGAAGCAATGACAAGGAAATTGTTGATTTTGGCTCTTGCCATCACCCTGTTCACCCTGACAGGGGTCATGGGAGTGGCGGCAGCCGGTATAACGGGCGTGAGTCCCGCGGAGGGGACGCTGGGCACGGAGGTGACGATCACCGGCTCCGGATTCGGCGGGAAGACGGGAGAGGTCCTCCTCGGCGATGAGAAATGCAAAGTGCTGGACTGGAGTGACACGGAGATCACCTGTGAGGTATTCAGACCCGTGCCCGCCGGGGAATACACCATCACGGTGCTGATGCAGGGGGACAAGAAAAACCCCGAACCGATGACCTGGTTCCCCTTCATCATGCAAAAGCCGCAGATCACGGAAGGATCACTGACACTGGACGGTGATGTGGTCACCATCGAAGGAGCGTTCTTCGGCGACAAGAAGGGGGATACGCGCCTTGCGTATGTCGATGTCGGGGAAGGGATGGAGATCGAGATCGAGAAGGGGAAGATCGTTGACTGGAGCATGGACGCTATCAGCTTCAGGATTCCTGATGACCTGACCGGACGGTTCATTCTCAAGGTCGGAAACATCATCGGAGAGGACTATGCACTTATGGATCTGGC is a window from the Methanovulcanius yangii genome containing:
- a CDS encoding class I SAM-dependent methyltransferase; its protein translation is MVPDQTHGKPRTPHGVHPPSRSGELDNRLRRVVYRPDRLAGRYIKPGDRVFDFGCGPGFFTREFAKAVGDGGEVIAADLQEEMLGLLRSKLEPEGLMPRIRTHRCQPDTIGLSPDFAGTIDAAFALFVVHEVPDPARLFREIATLLVEDGIFFYSEPPVLVPEREFSDTLALAEEAGFLLEERTWYFLNRAAVLRKV
- a CDS encoding EFR1 family ferrodoxin (N-terminal region resembles flavodoxins. C-terminal ferrodoxin region binds two 4Fe-4S clusters.); amino-acid sequence: MRPTKTIIYYFTGTGNSLAAARQIATLLGNCELVPIAPLMNTPGTIIPGADRVGIVCPVYDCGVPVIVAEFAGRLDVSAARYLFAVVTMGGTGISALHQLDGIFRDRQGRGLDAAFAVAMPGNFTPLHRIAPDAKNDEILKKADIRVGEVAGAIARGDTVRPGFSPLSAVMKALTYGPFVRNVHGQDAAFTVSDACTACGTCAKVCPVENITLENDRPVWHHRCEFCCACLHFCPTEAIQFGVLFGTKDRGRYRHPALTIAAMEAQQGKGSDDTPGGVV
- a CDS encoding PGF-pre-PGF domain-containing protein encodes the protein MTKRYGLRVAAAILLLAAVLLVLPAAAGTTPPAGPLLLSFDSPNSSGTYAPGDVLEINATYDEALAPGSTIDILLNNSVPLTLDRLASQVGPRHKGSIVNGEGGALLDNAQGVFVAGDYAYVASYVNGALEIVDISDPARPVHKGNLSLGFGPKSVYVSGNYAYVANYNQYSLQIVDITNPAVPMLVSFFGFPSNPWDVFVAGNNAYVGISVGGMDGKLWIVNITNPINPTTTGIFEDPVWLPSPVDVFVAGDYAYVASKDYHALKIIDVTDPAHPIRAGSITNGEGGALLENPEGVFVSGTYAYVASTGSDSLAIIDISTPAAPVHVASITSPDMDGARSVFVDGNYAYVAGYLSDALTIIDVSTPASPVQVASISNQGMDGAFSVFVDGGFAYVPCYMSDALEIISTRSSTLSGTYTVGPGEETPLLTVGSITAHDAESLDGTRTNTSTALPATNLADTVALSIEGPVTAAFTAAPITGTAPLTVAFTDASGGTPDCWNWSFGDGVWFNTTDAGAANPTHTYTDPGTYTVNLTVVGGINNNDTLSRAGYITVSAPPTPTPVRSGTGGGANTDVGIGLATDLKRNDTASFAMDKGAVYRVECAAGTTIDKVMVTVRKASSLPSSVNGTGTDVYEFEQVTLYYAGEADLSARTIFFRVPQAWLASNGYDSGDIVLMHYNEETGTWDELPTEYTGEDGNYYLYRAETPSFSWFAIGVTQGAADVAGDVADTDAVTTVEEAAVPPSSPASTPTANAMTTPVATVSPDAAEPAGPTATQSPSSMPVLAALAVGPIGAGAIIRMRKDR